The stretch of DNA GGTGATGCTCGACACCACCATCATGAACATCGCCCTGCCGGCCATGCAGCGCGGGCTGGGCGTGGGGCTCGACCGGCTCTCGTGGGCTCTGAACGTCTACACCATCATCGTGGCCACCTGTACCATACCGTTGAGCCGTCTGGCCGACATCTACGGACGCGGGAGGCTCTTCGTCGTCGGTCTGCTCCTGTTCGGCGCGGGAAGCATGGTGGCCGGGCTGGCGCCAGGCTTCGGTGTGCTTATCGCCGGGCGTGTCGTTTCCGGCCTCGGGGCGTCGGTGCTGTTGCCTGTCGCCAACACGCTCGGCATCTCCGCGTGGGACGTCAGGGACCGTGTCAAGGTCGTCGCCGCGCTCGGCCTCACCCAGGGAGGTGCCGCCGCGCTCGGTCCGACCGTGGGTGGAATCGTCACCGACCGGCTCTCGTGGAACTGGATCTTCCTGGTCAACGTCCCGATCGTCGTCATCGCGCTTGTGCTCTCGCTCTGCGCCCTCGACCTGAAGGGCGAGAAGCGAATCCAAGCCCACATCGACTGGCTGGGCAGCGTCGTGTCCATGGCCGGCCTGTTCGCCGTCACCTTCGGTCTCATCGAGTCCAAGGACTGGGGGATGGCCGACCCGCGCGTCTGGTTGTGCCTCGGTTCGGGTGTCGTGGCGGTGGTCCCGTTCGTGCTTGTCGAACGCCATGTGGCCTCACCGATGGTCGACCTGCGGCTGTTCGGGTTCCGCCAGTTCAGCGCCGCCTCGTTGGTCGCCCTCGTCGCCCAGTTCTTCTACATCGGCGTGCTGGTCATCCTGCCGACCTTCTTCACGGCTGTGCAGGGCAAAAGCGAGTTGAACGCGGCGATGATCCTGCTGCCCATGTCCCTGACCGTCTTCGCGTTCGGCGGCCTCGGTGGACTTGCCGTGGGCAAGCTCGGCCCGCGCCTCCTCGTTCTGACCGGACTGTTCGCCGTACTCGCCTCATATGTGCTGCTGACCGTCGTGGATCCCTCAAGCGTGACGGCCATGGCCCTCGCGGCGCTCGTTCTCGGTGTCGGCTTCGGCATCATCGCCGGCCCGATCAACGTGCTCGCCGCCTCGAGCCTGCAGGGCGAGCTGCTGACCGCCTCCCAGAGCGTAATCAGCGTGGTCCGCCAGATCGGCTCCGTGCTGGGCGTCTCCGTCTTCGTCTCTATGACCACGCGCGACATCACGGCTCTGTCGACGCATACCGTGCAGGCCATGACCGGCGCCTACATCGGCGTCTACCGGATATGGATACCAGTGCTCGCGCTCTGCCTGCTCCTCGCGCTCCTGTTCCCCGGAAAGCGCGAGTACTTGCGGGAACTGAGCGTTTGATGTGCCTTTAACGATTGGCGTATCTCAACAGCACGGTTTGAATCTTGGGCATCAGCGTGTGAATAAGCTTGAGGTTCACGACGAACACCACAAGGGCGGCGGCTTGCCAGAACAGGTAGACCGCCAGACCTGACTGGTCGATGCGCCAGTAGGCGATGATGAGCCAGGCCATGAACGGCATCTCGATCAGGGCGGTGACGGCGCCGGGCACATAGTCTCGTGCCAACGGGCAGGCGAGGACGTGCACGACGAGATGGAACGTGTAGGCCACGCAGCTTGCCAGGTACAAGGTGGTGCCACCGGTGAGCGAGCAGGCGATGGAGACGATGACGAGCAACACCATCTCCTCGGCGACGCCGGAGCAGAGCGCCGGGCCGTCGGTGACCGCGCCGAACGCCCGGCGCTTGATGGGATTCATGCTGCCTGATTCCCGCCGCTTACACGCGGGTACCATGATCATCTCCTCGAAATCGTGAATGACGAAGACGATGGGCAGGATCCAAAAACTCAGGAATATTGACATGTATCGACCTTTCCGTCACACGTGATGGTTCCACGAACTGCGGTTTTCTATCAGGGTGACATTTGTTACCCTATGAAGGTAGGACGTTCTAGGCGTGGAAGTCCACCGGGTGACACAGATTCATGCGAATTGTCACCTTGCGGTGGCGAGGATATCGAGGTTTATATGACTGATAAAGAAAATCAGGTCGAGGATCGGGTCATCGACGCGCTGTTCGCCAAGCTGAAGGCGAATCCCTTTGCGTTCTTGACCGTCTCCGAAATCGCGGCCGCGGCGGGAATCTCGCGCAAGACGTTCTACCGGCACTTTACTGGCAAAACGGATGTGGCGCGTCGCTACCTTGAGGGTCTGATGTCCGGGTTGGTCGACGAGGACGAGCAAATGGGCGACATGTCGTTTGCCGAAGGCATCCGACATTATTTCGTGTATTTTCAGGCCAGCAGGCCCCGTCTGCGGCTCTTGCGGGACAATGGGTTGCTTGATTTGGCGCTGCCGATTCAAAACGAGGTGTTCACCGAGCGTTTCCCGCAGCTGAACCTTCCCTGGCACGGTCCTGAGCTGGGCGATGAGCGGTTGGCTGACCTGTTCGTCGTCGGCGGACTGTGGAATGTGCTCGCCGACAGTCTTGATGCCGATTCTCCGGTCGACCCGAAACGTTTGGCCGTTACACTCATGTCCCAGGTGGCCAAGCGCACGGGCAAGCTCGGCTAATGGTCGGCAGCTCAATAAACATGGTTGGTAGCGTGGTAAACGAAGATTTCGCGAGTGGCGATTCGGTTGCTCCGTGGTAGTTGCCATTGACCCGCCTTGACCAAGACCGGCGCGCCTTGCGTACAAATTTTCTGTGTTGCTATCCGCGTCTCTTCAAGATTTATTGCGGTATTCGTCCTTGAGGATGTCGAAGAGCTGTTCGGGGCTCAGGTCGCAGTCATCGTCGAGCCACTTCTTGATGATCGCGGTGATGCCGGCCCTGAAGAAGGCTCTGTGGTAGTCGATGTCGCCGGAAGGGTAGTATTTCTTGGCGAGATGTGTGTCGTATCGATTAGGCTGGAGTCTTAGGTCGAGTCCCATCTTGAAATAGGCTCGGTAGAAGTCCTGATGGTCCTTGATATGCGCGAAAAGTTTGGAGAAATCGTTCGAGTTGTATCCGCGGGTCTCCTCGTCGGCGTAGATGCTGTGCAAGGCGCCGAGCATCCGTTCCCCGATCGCGTCCATGAGATCCCTGATGTCCATGTAGCTCGCGTAGAAGGTGCTTCTGTTCACGCTGGCTTTCTTGCAGATCTCGGTGACGGAGATTTCGTCCGCGACTTTGCTACGAAGCAAGACGATGAAGGCGTTTTCTATTTTTTCCTGCGATTCCTGTTTCCGCTTGTTTCCCTTGGTGTTCAAGCTTTCCTCCCCATTACTCCGACGGTTTTGACGAAACTGTCGGTTGTCGGTCGTGTTCCCGCTCGTTATGCTGGCTCCATATTAACCCAACAGGTGTCGGGTATGGTTATGCGCGGCGGGAAAGGACGGCTATGGCAAAGTCAAAACTGGTGAAGGCAAACAGGAAGATCGCGGAGGCGGCTCACGGTGGCTTTCGCAGAATGAACGATACGGTGACCGGAACTCACCAGCGTATCGCGGACGGTTTCGTCGGCCGATACCTCACCAAGGATGGGGAGAGCGTCGCCGATGCCCATATCAGGCTGCGTCGTGAACGCGAGGACAGGCGCACAGAGCATGCCGAGCGGGAAGCCACGAAACGAGAGGAAATCGAGCGGCGCCATCATCATCAGCGGCACTAGATTCCGCATCGTGCTTGGTGCCGACGTGGAATACGGTTATTTGCGTGTCGGAGCCAAGCCCTGATGTGTCTTTATAGAGGTTTCCGGACGTTTGGTTGACATGGGGACCCTCTGCTTGTTTCTCCCCTACTTCGCCAATGGCGGCGTGGTGGTGCCGGCGAGTGGCTTTTCACCGGGGCGGGCGAGCGGGCCGACCAGCTCGTGGGCGTTGTATGGCTCCTCGAGGTAGGCGATGTCGCGCTCGCTCAATTTGACGTCGAGGGCGGCGACGGCCTGGTCGACGCGTTCGGGGGAGTTGCAGCCGACGATTGGTGCCGCCGGGCCGTGAACCCACTGCCAGGCCAGAGCGATCTGGGCCATGCTCACGCCGTGACGGTCCGCGAGCTCGGCGACACGGTCGATGATCGGCTGGTCGGCCGCGCGATCGTGGTCGTATTTGCTGTGTTCGACTCTGTCGGTTCTGCCGCGCAAGGAATCCGAGTCCCAGGTCTTGCGCGCGAGGTGGCCGGAGGCCAGCGGGCTGTAAGCGGTCGGGATGGCTCCGTATTGCCGGGCGACGGGGATGAGCTCGCGCTCGTCTTCGCGGTAGATGAGGTTGTAATGGCATTGCACCGTGGAAAGTTTCGTCCAACCATTGCGCTCGGCCGCGGCTTCAAGGTTGTGGAACTGGTAGCCATACATCTCGCTGGCGCCGAGCGCGCGCACCTTGCCTTCGCGTACGAGGCCGTCGAGCGCCTCCATGGTTTCCTCGATGGGCGTGCCGTAGTCGAAGCGGTGCAGGATGTAGAGATCGAGATAGTCGGTGCCAAGGCGTTTCAGGCTGCCTTCGACCTCGCGTTTGATCGCTGCGGCGGAGGAGTGCCCTTCGTTGAAATACACCTTGCTGGCCAGAACGACTTTCTCGCGAGGCACGTTGAGATTCCGAAGCGCCTGGCCGATATATTCCTCGCTGGTGCCGCGCGCGTAGCAGTTGGCCGTGTCGATGGCGTTGACGCCGAGCTCGAGGGCGCGGGCGATGACCGCCTGCGTTTGCTCTTGGTCGAGCGTCCAGACGTGCTGGGCCGGATCGGGTTCGCCGAAGGACATGCCTCCGATGAACATCGGGGAGATTTTTATTCCTGAAGTTCCTAGATCGATGTATTCCATAACGTTCTTCTTTACTATATTGTTGATATTCAATGTCGCTTTGGTCAAAGTCGTCGAGCTTGGCTTATTTCGCCGATTTCCAGTGGCTGAGCGTCTTGACCTTTTGCTCGGCCACTGCTCCGAGCCTTGAGGCTTCCGCCTCGTCGCCGGCCGCGACGGCCTGCCAGTAGTTGATTTTCAGCGTGACGTATTCCTCGCGGGCCTTCAGGAATCTGCGTTCCTCGGTAAGCCGACGTTTCTGGTCGCGCAGCAGCTCGATTTCGGTCGACGCACCTTCCTGCCCGCGCTTTCGGTTGGCCATGTACTCCTTCATCTTCGCCAGCGGCATGCCGGTCGCCGACAGGCAGGAGATGATGAGCAGCGCCTGCAGATCGTCGTCGCTGTAGGCGCGATGGCCGGTGTCGGGGTCGCGTGCAATGGGGCTGATGATGCCGACGTCCTCGTAGTAGCGCAGCGTGCTTTCGGGCAGGCCGCAATAGAGCGCCGCCTCGCCGATGGAATGCCAAATCTGATTCATGACTCTCATCGTATTGACTTCGAGCGCTTGAAGTCAATACAGTAAGGATTTGCGTTGTATGCATGACAATAATCAACAGAAGAGGATTTGAAAATGGCAATCAAGCAGTCGGCGGGGCACGACCGGTTGGGCGATTTCGCCCCGCAATTCGCGCATTTCAACGATGATATGCTTTTCGGCGAGGTGTGGGCCGACGAGCAGAGCCTTTCGGCACACGACCGTTCGATGATCACCATCGCGGCGATCATCGCGATGGGTGCGACCGAGCAGCTCGATGCGCATCTGAACATGGGCAAGGCCAACGGCATCACCGCCGACGAGATCGCCGCCGAAATCACGCATCTCGCCTTCTACGTCGGCTGGCCCAAGGCCTGGTCCGCCTTCAACCGCGCCAAGCAGGTGTGGCGGCAAGGCTGAGCTAAAAATATTGTGGCCTCGGCAGGCACTGTGCCGGCAGAAGCCGAAAGCTGCGGTACTCCGTAATACAATGCTTCGTTGACTCTTCATGCCGCCGTGGGTCAGGAACGCCGAGGCCCGACGCAGCACGGAAAGCTGACCCACCGATTCATAGGTATGGATATTGCCCGGAACCTCGCCCAACTTCCCGCGCTCGAAATGATGGCCGACGGAGAGGATGACCGTGACATCCTTGCCGCCGAACGCACCGACCGCTGCACGGTAGAACGGCAGGAACGTATTGAAATCGTTCTGGATTGTGCTGAAAACGCACATTTTTACTGTTCGTTTACGTTCGAGCGGTCTGCCGTCCAGCAAGCTTTCAGAAAAGATAGTAGAGTTAACAACTATGCTTATCGGTTCTGGCCCCGAGCTTTGCCGATGAAGAGAAAAGGAAACTCGACTACGAAAGAGGTGCGGTTTGCAGGACGCTTTCGACGCTTCGGCGCAAAAGATGCGTGAAGCACATATGAGCGATGTGGCCGTTGCACAATTCAAAAGGCTCTACGAGGAATGGCAGCACAATGATGCCAGCAGCTGGATTCGCGAGAACGATGTGGAGCCCTTGCAGGATGTGCCGAGCTTCCATGATGTGTACAAGACCATCGACCACGATCAGGCGGTCCATGCGTTCGCCAAGACCGCGTTCCTTAAGCTCAACGGCGGTCTCGGCACCTCAATGGGGCTCGACAAGGCGAAATCATTGCTTCCTGTCCGCCGTCACAAGGCTCGGCCGATGCGTTTCATCGACATCATTCTGGGTCAGGTCGTTACGGCTCGCGAGCGCCTCAACGTGCCGCTTCCTTTGACCATGATGAATTCGTTCCGTACCTCCAAGGACACCATCGAGGCGCTTACACAAAGCAAGAACTTCCATCAGGAAGACGTTCCTCTGGAGATCGTGCAGCATCAGGAACCCAAAATCGACCTCGGAACCGGCAAACCCGTCGAATTTCCGGATAATCCGGAATTGGAATGGTGCCCACCCGGCCACGGCGATCTGTTCTCCACCATCTGGGAATCCGGTCTTCTGGACATCCTGGCCGAAAAAGGCTTTGAATATCTGTTCATATCCAATTCCGATAATCTGGGCGCACGTCCTTCACGTACGCTGGCCCAGTATTTCGAGAACACCGGGGCGCCCTTTATGGTCGAGGTGGCCAACCGCACTTATGCGGATCGCAAGGGCGGACACTTCGTGCGTGACAAGAAGACAGGACGTCTTGTTTTGCGCGAAATGACCCAGGTCAATCCCGACGATAAGGAGGCCGCACAAGACATCGAACGTCACCCTTATTTCAACACGAACAGCATCTGGGTGCGCATCGACGCGCTGAAGGCCATGCTGGAACAATACGACGGGGTATTGCCTCTGCCGATTATCCGCAATTACAAGACCGTGGACCCCACCGATCCGGCTACCGTAAAAGTGGTGCAGCTGGAAACCGCCATGGGTGCGGCCATCGGGCTTTTCGACGGCGCGATCTGCGTGCAGGTCGATCGCATGCGCTTCCTGCCGGTCAAAACCACCGACGATTTGTTCATCATGCGTTCTGACCGGTTCCATCTGACCGATTCCTACGAAATGGAGGACGGCAATTACCTCTTCCCGTCGGTGAAGCTGGACCCGAGATATTACCGCAATATCGAGGATTTCAACGACCGTTTCCCGTACGCGATACCATCGCTGGCGGCCGCCAATTCCGTGACCATCGACGGCGACTGGACCTTTGGCCACGATATCGTCTTTTACGGCGATGCCGTTCTGAAGGATCAGGGCAAACCCAGCTATGTGCCTAACGGGGAATTTGTGGGACCGCAGGGAATCGAACCGGACGAATGGCTTTGGTGATCGGTGGCTTTAATCGAACATCGCAACGTTGGAATTATGGCGTTGCCATTTTCCGGTCATTGATTATCGAAGTTTGATGTAATTAAGTTGAAAATACAATAAATGGTGTCCATGAACCGGTTGAATGGCCGTGAAATGCGCATAATAAGCGTAAAAACGTGATAAAAAGAATTAAATTTGCGAAATTACGCGATTTACCGGAAAAAGCATCTAATATAGATAAGGGCGTGCGTCACAAGTCGCACACTTGTACTTGAACATTAACGATACGTGAGGACTAATGGCAGAAGGAAGCAACGGAAGGCGACGTTTTTCCGACAAGTGGGGCAAGCACGAACTGGATGTGCTCGCCGTTCTATCATCTGCGTTCCCACAATGGTTGACTTCAAGGCAGATAGCACAACGCGTCAAGGCCTATGCCGATTCGTATGGAGAGCTGGCCGATCAGGCTGCGAAGGCCGCGTTCGCCAAGCAATTCCAGCGCGATCGTGCCAAGTTGGCGGCCATGGGCATCGCCATCGAGTCCCGCCAACCCGAATACTCATCGAAATCCGAAGGGCAGGATTTCGCATCCTATCGTCTGCAATTGGGCGATGAGCCAAGGGTACGTCTGCGTTTCAAGCAGGAAGATCTGCCAGTGCTTGCCGCCGCGAACTATCTGGCGCGTTCGATGTCGATTTCTTCGTCGTCGGCGAAACACGAGGAGCAACAGCACACTTCACGTACCGCACCGCGTGTGCCGCAGACCCCGACTCCGGGACTCGGGCTTGACTCGATCGCCCCAGGGCTTGGCACGCAGCCGATTCCAGACAATCTGATGAAGGTCGTCGATCAACGGCGTTTCGCCGCGACCATCGATGTGGACGGCGGGCATATGAACGTCGCCTACACGGATTCCGACGATCTGGCCATGTTCATGCTTGAGCACCCGGGCTCTTCGGTCGTTTCCCCTCAGGAAGCGGTGGATGCCTGGAACCGCAGGCTCAATGCCGCGGTCAATTTCACGTTGGCCGACGAAAGCCAGGGCGAGATGGGAGAGACCATCGTCACTCCGTCCATCAGCAAGACCACGGCGAACAGTGATGTCGACCCTGAAAACGGAAAATCGCACTCGAAGCGCAATTCCTCCTTCCAGACCGGCAGCGAGGTGGATCGCCGGCTGCGCCTGATGCTGTTCCTCTCTGCGCATTTGGGTGAGGAATATTCCCTGGAGGAGCTTGCGGCACGTTTCATCGGAGAGCCGAAAACAGAGGACGAGAAGAAAAAGGGTGTTGCCGTCATCCGCAAAGACATCAACACGCTTACCACTGTTTCCGATGACGGCGAGATGGCAGGCAGCCAGTTCTTCGATATCGATTGGTCGCTGCTGGACGCCGACGGCATCGTCTCGGCCACCAATTCGCTCGGCCTTGAGCGTCTGGCCGGTATTTCGCAACAGTATCTGAGCATGCTGACGGCCTCCGTCAGCTACCTCGCGCACTCCTCCTTGCTTCCCACTGCCCAGCGCGAACAGGCGGAATCGTTGTATGTCCGTCTTCGCCAGCATGTCAAGCCGGGGGAGACGCCCTGGCTTTCGCTGACCGGCTATGAAGTCGAGCCTCGCAGTTTCAGCGTGGTCAAGCGTGCGATTTCCACCGATTCGCTGTTGGATATGGAATACACCGACGGTACCGGCCGTACCCGCCGCAAGCTCGTCGCGCCCTCCAAGATCTTCGTGGATGAAGGCGTCTATTATGTCGCCGTTTGGACCGACGTGGCCAAGGCCGCGCCCAAAGACGAGAAGAAGTTCGTCTCCAAAGACACGACCATCAACAAGGCCACCGGCCAGCCACGTATTTGGCAGGTATTGCGCCTTTCTCGCATCGAGAAGGCGGACCTTGTCGAGCCGACAAGCCAACTTGATATTCCCGACGTCCCAGTCGCCGAACTGCGCAAGTGGAGCTTCGACAACGGCACCTCGACCGTGTTCATCACCGATAAACCGGATCTGCCGTTCATCAAAACACTGCCCGGAGCCACTGTCGAACCGTGCGGCGAAGGGGAGAAAGTCCATCTCACAGTTTCCTCGGATTCGTGGTTCGTCGCTTTCGCCATCGCGCACGCCCGCCATATCATCGCCGTCGCGCCGGAGCCGCTGTTGACGATGATCGTCGCCCGGGCCCATCGTGAATTGACTCTTGAAAACAACATCCAGCAGGATAAGTAGGCTTGCGCGACAATCCGGAACCTTGATTTGCTAAGATAGACCTATAAACCGTAACGAGCCGAACCGGAAAGGGGAATCACATGCCTTGGTGGGGTTGGATTATCGTCGCCGTAGTCATGCTTGCGGCCCTTGCCGTCGGCTTGGTCTATGCCGGTATTCACGCTGTTCGTGCGGCCCATAGCGTTGCCGGTACCGGCAAGGAAATTCAGAACTATCTCAATGCGATGCAGCAAACGGAACCGGGAAACGCAGCCAGGGAAAAGCCGTTGTTCACGCAACCTCTTTCCACAGCCGCACACCGCTACAGCCTCGCCCAGACCGAAGTCGAACGCAGGCGGATCACCAGACATAATCGTCATGCCGAGCGTTGGAGCGTATGGAAGCATAACCGCGTTCCGTTCACCGCTAATCCGACGCCGGTAAGCAATCAGACGATTCCACAGTCGACAGACCAGACTTTCAGCGCAATCGTGGAGAATGCCGGGGCAACTGCGAGCGAGGGGCTTCCGATAGATACCGGTCAAAAAATCTCGAGGTCCAATTAAATGACGCTTTTGCTACCCTTTGTGTGTTCCTCTTCGACAGGCAAAAGCATATCCGTCTTCAATGAATCGACAGTTTCATTCTTATGAGTCATTCACACCATTATCGCCACAAAAAACGCCTCGATCCGGATCACGAGGATTTCACTTCACCGGTTGATACGGCTTCATCCGAGGAAGTGCCGATGTCGCCATCGCAACGTTATGCCGCGTTCAAAAAACACAGTGCTTATGAACGCTCGGAGGCCGCACGATTCGCCAGAAGTCTTCCGTTCGAGCTCGACCCTTTCCAGATCGAAGCCGATGAGGCGCTCGAGGCCGGCAAAAATGTCCTGGTTGCGGCACCGACGGGCGCAGGCAAGACGATTGTCGCGGATTTCGCCATGCACCTGGCACAGCAAAAGAACGTCAAAGCGTTCTATACCACGCCCATCAAGGCACTGAGCAACCAGAAATACCACGACCTGGTGGATGTATATGGTGCCAAGAACGTAGGCCTGCTGACCGGCGATACGTCCATCAATTCTGAAGCCAACATCGTAGTGATGACCACCGAGGTGCTGCGCAACATGCTCTATGAGAATTCGGAGACCCTGCGGGCATTGCGCTATGTCATCCTTGACGAAGTTCATTATCTCGCCGATAAATTCCGCGGACCGGTGTGGGAAGAGGTCATCATCCATCTTCCCGAGTCCGTCAAAATCGTCGGGCTTTCCGCCACCGTCTCCAATGTCGAGGACTTCTGCGCATGGATCGAATCCGTGCGTGGGGCCACGCAGCTTGTGGTCTCCGAGAAACGACCCGTACCGCTTGAACAGCACGTCATGGTGCAGAGCGACGACCAGCACGAACCGGAACTCATCGACCTTTACCGTCATAGCAAAAACGGTGTGCAGACCGACAAGCTGAACGCGAAACTCGTCGACCGCATCGACCAGCTCGACAGAAAAGCCGTCTCGAGGGCTCACGAAGAACGGCGTGGCGGCAGAAACAGACACCGCGGGGGAGCAGAGAAGCGCCGTCGCCCCGGTCAGGTCCGCCGCTATATTCCGCGCCGATGGGCCGTGGTCGATGAACTGAACTTCATGGGTCTCCTACCGGGCATTTACTTCATCTTCTCCCGCAACGGCTGCGACGAAGCCGTCGAGCAATGCCTTCGTGCGGGGCTGGAACTGACCACCAAAGACGAAGTGATGCGTATCCGCGCCATCGTCGACGAGATGGTGGAAGGCGAACTCGACCATTCAGATCTCAAAGCCCTCGGATTCGCCCGTTTCCGCTACGCTCTAGAAGAGGGCTTCGCACCTCACCATGCCGGTATGGTGGCCCTTTTCCGGCAGATCGTCGAACGGCTTTTCGAAGAAGGGCTGGTCAAGATGGTCTTCGCCACCGAAACGCTGGCTCTGGGCATCAACATGCCGGCCCGTTGCGTGGTCATCGAAAAACTCGAGAAATTCAACGGAGTGGACCACGTGACGTTGACGCCGGGCGAATATACCCAGCTTACGGGTCGCGCGGGCAGGCGAGGCATCGACACCATCGGCCACGCGGTCATTGTCGATCATCGGGACTTCGTACCGGCTACCGCCGCCTCGCTTTCCAGCAAACGCGTCTACCCGCTGCATTCGAGCTTCAAACCGACGTTTAACATGGCGGTCAACCTGCTCAATTCCAGCAGTTACGAGACCGCTCGAGATACGCTCGATCACTCGTTCGCGCAATGGGAGGCCAACGAATCCGCCGAAGATCTGGAATCACGTATCCAGACCCTGAGCAAGGCCGTCGAGGGCTATGAGAAGGCATTTACCTGCTCGCACGGCGACTTCAAGGATTTCATGACCATCCGTCAGAAACTTTCCTACCTGCAGAAGGACGAACGCCGGCACCTCAAACGTCGAAGGTTTGCCAGCGACAAGGCCCGCAGTGAGGCGTTCCGTGCCCTCGACAGACGTATCGACGAACTGAAAACCGAGGAAAGCGAACACCCCTGCAAGTCCTGCCCTGACTTCCAGAACCATCTGAAATGGGGGCATCGCTGGCTGCGTGAATCCAAGGAACTGCGGCACGCGCGCGGACGCTACGAATCGCGCACCGGCTCTGTGGCACGTCAGTTCGACCAGATATGCAACGTGCTCTCCTCGCTGGGCTATCTCAAGGAAACCCGCATAAAGCACGGTGTGGCAGGGTTGCAGGAAGATGGTACCCACCAGTCGTTTTCAGAAAACACTGACGGCGTGTCGGATTTGTCGACTTCTAATCGCGACATTGCAGTATTGTCCCAAAATGCCGAATCTCGGCCTCCTCAAATCGTACGCGATTATCAGCTGACCATCCGAGGCCAGTTGCTTCGCCATCTGTACAGCGAATACGATCTGGTGCTTTCCGAAGCCATCAACGACGGTTTCCTCGACGATCTCGAGCCAGCGGAACTTGCCGCGACCCTGTCTGCGCTGGTCTATCAGGCACGCAGGGGAGGCGACAACGAGCCGCGGCGGTATCCCGGCGGCCCTGGTGGCGCTGTGGCGACCAGCTGTCGGCGGTTGAGGGATGTCTTCGCCGATGTCGAGATGATGCGCGAAGACGCCGATCTGGACGAGCTGGAACCGCTTGATTTCGGTCTCGTCGACGTCATGTATGACTGGGCCAGGGGAGAGGACCTCGCTCAGATTCTGCACGGCACCGAACTGACCGGCGGCGATTTCGTGCGCAACGCCAAGCGTCTTTCCGACGTCCTTCAGCAGATTTCGAGCGCGAACGCCTACTACGAGGCGGAAAATCCGCATCTGGAGGAGAACGCGAGAAAGGCCAACAAGCTCGTCAACCGCGGTATCGTCGCGTACTCAGGAGTCGACTGAGCGGTTAACGAAACGGACGAGGGAATAATCGTCTCGTCCGAACTGTTCTGTACTTTAGAAATAGACTAAACACCAAGGAGAATGTATGGCGGAACGCAGCTTGCGCGGTATGAGTATCGGAGCGAAATCACTCGAATCCGATGAAAATGTTGATTTTGCGGCAAGAACTGATGTTGCGTATGTATGTCCGAAAGGTCATCGTACGATTCTGCCG from Bifidobacterium sp. ESL0800 encodes:
- a CDS encoding WYL domain-containing protein; protein product: MAEGSNGRRRFSDKWGKHELDVLAVLSSAFPQWLTSRQIAQRVKAYADSYGELADQAAKAAFAKQFQRDRAKLAAMGIAIESRQPEYSSKSEGQDFASYRLQLGDEPRVRLRFKQEDLPVLAAANYLARSMSISSSSAKHEEQQHTSRTAPRVPQTPTPGLGLDSIAPGLGTQPIPDNLMKVVDQRRFAATIDVDGGHMNVAYTDSDDLAMFMLEHPGSSVVSPQEAVDAWNRRLNAAVNFTLADESQGEMGETIVTPSISKTTANSDVDPENGKSHSKRNSSFQTGSEVDRRLRLMLFLSAHLGEEYSLEELAARFIGEPKTEDEKKKGVAVIRKDINTLTTVSDDGEMAGSQFFDIDWSLLDADGIVSATNSLGLERLAGISQQYLSMLTASVSYLAHSSLLPTAQREQAESLYVRLRQHVKPGETPWLSLTGYEVEPRSFSVVKRAISTDSLLDMEYTDGTGRTRRKLVAPSKIFVDEGVYYVAVWTDVAKAAPKDEKKFVSKDTTINKATGQPRIWQVLRLSRIEKADLVEPTSQLDIPDVPVAELRKWSFDNGTSTVFITDKPDLPFIKTLPGATVEPCGEGEKVHLTVSSDSWFVAFAIAHARHIIAVAPEPLLTMIVARAHRELTLENNIQQDK
- a CDS encoding DEAD/DEAH box helicase, producing the protein MSPSQRYAAFKKHSAYERSEAARFARSLPFELDPFQIEADEALEAGKNVLVAAPTGAGKTIVADFAMHLAQQKNVKAFYTTPIKALSNQKYHDLVDVYGAKNVGLLTGDTSINSEANIVVMTTEVLRNMLYENSETLRALRYVILDEVHYLADKFRGPVWEEVIIHLPESVKIVGLSATVSNVEDFCAWIESVRGATQLVVSEKRPVPLEQHVMVQSDDQHEPELIDLYRHSKNGVQTDKLNAKLVDRIDQLDRKAVSRAHEERRGGRNRHRGGAEKRRRPGQVRRYIPRRWAVVDELNFMGLLPGIYFIFSRNGCDEAVEQCLRAGLELTTKDEVMRIRAIVDEMVEGELDHSDLKALGFARFRYALEEGFAPHHAGMVALFRQIVERLFEEGLVKMVFATETLALGINMPARCVVIEKLEKFNGVDHVTLTPGEYTQLTGRAGRRGIDTIGHAVIVDHRDFVPATAASLSSKRVYPLHSSFKPTFNMAVNLLNSSSYETARDTLDHSFAQWEANESAEDLESRIQTLSKAVEGYEKAFTCSHGDFKDFMTIRQKLSYLQKDERRHLKRRRFASDKARSEAFRALDRRIDELKTEESEHPCKSCPDFQNHLKWGHRWLRESKELRHARGRYESRTGSVARQFDQICNVLSSLGYLKETRIKHGVAGLQEDGTHQSFSENTDGVSDLSTSNRDIAVLSQNAESRPPQIVRDYQLTIRGQLLRHLYSEYDLVLSEAINDGFLDDLEPAELAATLSALVYQARRGGDNEPRRYPGGPGGAVATSCRRLRDVFADVEMMREDADLDELEPLDFGLVDVMYDWARGEDLAQILHGTELTGGDFVRNAKRLSDVLQQISSANAYYEAENPHLEENARKANKLVNRGIVAYSGVD